A region of Cucurbita pepo subsp. pepo cultivar mu-cu-16 unplaced genomic scaffold, ASM280686v2 Cp4.1_scaffold000468, whole genome shotgun sequence DNA encodes the following proteins:
- the LOC111785377 gene encoding monothiol glutaredoxin-S2-like, translating to METVNKLVSDRPVVVFSKNSCCMSHTVKSLLCDFGVNPTVYELDELPGGQEIEQALIRIGCSPAVPAVFIGDQLIGGANEVMSLHLKRNLIPMLRRAGALWV from the coding sequence ATGGAGACCGTGAACAAGTTGGTGTCAGACAGGCCTGTCGTGGTGTTCAGCAAGAACAGTTGTTGTATGAGCCACACGGTCAAATCACTCTTGTGCGACTTTGGAGTTAACCCGACGGTGTACGAGCTCGATGAGCTCCCGGGAGGGCAAGAAATCGAGCAAGCTCTCATTCGGATCGGTTGCAGTCCTGCCGTGCCTGCAGTGTTCATCGGCGATCAACTGATCGGTGGCGCGAATGAAGTGATGAGCCTTCATCTTAAGCGGAACTTGATCCCCATGCTTAGAAGGGCTGGTGCTTTGTGGGTTTAA